The Hydra vulgaris chromosome 05, alternate assembly HydraT2T_AEP genome includes the window gctcttgcagccaacctccaaccattatcacatcatcgtaatgttgcttctctttctcttttctacaaattctTTAGTGGGCACTGTTCTAAAGAACTAGTGTCTCTTTTGcgatctactaaaattcattcttgtgttacttgtcattcaattaagtctcatcctttttctgtgactgttcttgagtgctccaaaaactcttattcgtctagttttttttctagaacATCAGTTCTCttgaattcgcttccttcatcttgctttcctgattcatataatttgcaatcctTTAAGTCGTCcatcaattgttatcttgctctacaattttcatcttttctcttccagtaacttccaaatttaattagtggttgcttgcagccttgttggaagcaaaggtgtttaaaaaaaaaaaatgttgctaagTGTGTATTTACACCCTCTTCTTTATTTTGAATAGATGTTTCACTAACAATATCAAAATTCATCATTATTTTCACTCATACTTGttgataaatgtttaataactttaCTTCGACAGGTTGGACACAACTTTTTTCCAGGTATAAGATTTAAACTTACGGTTTCTGCTTCTAATATTACTCACGTactataacattaattatattattattataaaacaacgAACAAATCCTGtcacaaaaaacttataaacaacttATTAAGAATGGTATTAcccattaaaatgtaaatgtataaACTTTTACCTCACTTTTTTGTGAGTCAGAAATGAATTAGTGCAACTTTTCTGATTATCTCTTTTCTCACTATTAACATATCACAATGATGTGTGCATATACTAGTAATTTGTTCTTCTTTCAAGTTTGTTCGTTTTACAAGTAATTTATGATCATTCCTGTCAATATCTTCAATCAGATTTCTTACTTAggtatatgattgtttataacaaaCTGGATAATCATTTACAAATGAACAATTGATTTTGTTATccatataaaactataatgagGAATTATAATCTAAACACCTAAATAGAAGAAAtcttaaatacaatatttctaatgAGCAGAGTACACTTGAACACaaacaatatgtttaaaataacaataaagttatatttataaagaacatattgTTTGAACAAATCGCTATTAGTTTTaatagacatattttaaatacctAATTATCTACTAAATATTGTCAATTCTCGACTAATTATCTACTAAAAATAGGGTGAAAGTagattataactaaatataattatatttagttatataatttaacaagGTAATATTTATTGGATATTATTATGTACACTTgtcattttattacttattttattgatgaggtaatcaatattttattacaataaaacaatcaataaaaaaaaagataacataaTATTGTTTCATTTAATGACATAActattatgtaatgaaaatgtTAATGCAAATGACATAActattatgtaatgaaaataataatgcaaatGATATCActattatgtaatgaaaatgataatgcaaatgatataactattatgtaatgaaaatgataatgcAAATGATATCActattatgtaatgaaaatgataatgcaaatgatataactattatgtaatgaaaatgataatgcAAATGATATCActattatgtaatgaaaatgttaatgcaaatgatataactattatgtaatgaaaataataatgcaaatgatataactattatgtaatgaaaataataatgcaaatgatataactattatgtaatgaaaatgataatgcAAATGATATCActattatgtaatgaaaatgataatgcaaatgatataactattatgtaatgaaaataataatgcaaatGACATAACTGTTAtgtaatgaaaatgataaagCAAATTGACATAACTAAACTATTTagttaatgaaaatgataatgcaaatgatataactatttagttaatgaaaatgataatgcaaatgatataactattatgtaatgaaaatgataatgtAAATCACATAActattatgtaatgaaaatgataatgtAAATGACATAActattatgtaatgaaaataacaaatttataagtgtacaaaatatgtaacaatattttgtaataactttgtaaaaaaactttgtaattaggcatttaaactgttaattttgtaaattaattaaaaatttaaatcacatAACACagatactgtttttttttttaaattatttttgcatatcttaaaataaactatattttgttgttttgagaGATACAATTCTATTATTTTCAGATTAAATAGGATTCAAACTCCTTTTGTACCAAATTTTATCTTTGTAAAATTACTACAAGCACCTTATAAGTGAAATAGTAAACGGACACATTTCCGGCACTTTCCCCCCTCATTTTTAAGTCAAAATCTATCAAACTTTAAGTTATTGTAATTCTTCAggggataaaaaaattttgaaaaaaactcaCTGTTTTTCCCAACTTAGATCTCTACACATTTGTGCCAATTTTCAGCAAATTTGGAGATGTAGGGTGCAACcccttgttttttgaaaaatttgtactCATATATaagtttgatattatttttagaatttttcattttcaggAAGTCCTGCTGAAAAATCTGGTTTAAGTGTTGGTGATCGAGTTGTTGAAGTAAATGGGAATAATGTTGAGAATTCTTCGCATGCAGATGTAGTTAAAGCAATAAAGGAGTTCCCCAACACTACTTCACTTTTGGTTATTGATCGCATAACAGATAattacatgaaaataaaaaaaattccaattacTGCTGACCTTGCAAAGTATTCAAGTGTTCTTGATATTCCAAGCTCTGAAAATTCTACACTTAATGAAGTTATAGCAAGTGATACTGaggttaaagaaaaaaaagatatggttgttgaaaatgaaaaagaagaaaaacttacAGAGACTGTTAAGGTTTCGCCAGACATTGAAGGACTTTATGATAGCCCAAACAGttttagtaatgaaaaaaaatctgagCCGgttgaaattaatgaaaatcCCGCATTGGAACTTCAAACTTTATCAGTGCAGGGGGTTGAAGCTCACGTTGCCTTGCTTCAAAATTCTCAGGCTGATGCGGTTGAATGTGATAAACAACTGGCTGACTCTAAACAAGAGCATGAGTCTTGTGCTGACTCATTGACACCAGTAAATCAGCAACATGATTCTGAAAATCTGACTCAAGAACCTGACTTTGTGTCAGATGTTAATGAACCAAAATCTAAACCAGAAAATGAAGGAGAAAGATCAGATATTCATTTTGAAAACGACGAGAAATTTGAGCACCCTCCAGAAAATGCAATTTCTGATTTTGCCAACGCCTTCGAGACCGCCTCGCCGTCCCAGTCACACAAAAATAACGAATTAAAAAAGCCTCTTCTTTCAGTTATTCCTCaacgtaaaaaagtaaaagaaacaaaagacgATTGGAAAGCCAAGCAggatttatttaacaaactataattttttttttcatctttttatttttgaaaatcaaagttaatttaaatgtttttagaatatcttgtcaaattatatttttaattgtttttacattctttcatttatttttatgtaatattgtgcaataaagtttaataatgtCAAATTTGTAGAGGTTTGTAGCAACATTGGGTtgcgttttattttattttttacacggATGTAGCTTGAATGTTTTAAGTCATAGAGATTTTACaacttgctgtttttttttgtcattaatgtAGCACTGTTACAACTCAATTAAAGGTAAAAACTTATacgtttttgaaaaattttttgtaagaatttttattgtgaggctttgtttgcaaaatataaaaataaaatatacgcATTTTGCACAAATcgaaatttcataaaatatctTGTGATCTGAAGAGCTGTAAATATACAAAGCGTATGCAGTGTAACaagattataaattttatagcaaTACCAAGTGTCAACAATTACAAACATAATTATTAATGACTAAacatacaaaaatgtttgattttagGTTTATATGAGTTTGTATCAAAAAACTGCAACATTCAATCATTACAAAATCATAAGTTAGCAAATATCAATAACGTCATCATAGTTTATATTCTTTACTATTTTGTCTTTCATGGTCAAAAGTCCAAGAGCATTGAGTCGTTTTTGACCGATTGTTGACCTAAGATAATTCTTTACTCTCTTCAAGGCAGAAAACGAACGTTCACCCGAGTAGTTGGATACAAGTGTGCAATGAAGTATTCAAATAATAATGCCAACGTTTGGATATATGTTCTGAAGAGGGTTTGATTTTATTTCGGACAGTTCaaatatagaaaatgtttaattattgcCTTGATTTTCTAATTCTCGTTTAATATATGGAAGATGTCCCCGAAAATGAATACATTCCTCTAAGATTGAGTTTTCAAGATCATCTGGGTATGTTTCTATTACGTTTGATCCATATCTTGTAATTTCAGAAACTTTTAACTGTGCAAGAATCGTTAGAAAAA containing:
- the LOC100201357 gene encoding Na(+)/H(+) exchange regulatory cofactor NHE-RF2, yielding MEENTALVKSPRLCRLEKGPSGYGFNLHGEKGVIGQYISAVDAGSPAEKSGLSVGDRVVEVNGNNVENSSHADVVKAIKEFPNTTSLLVIDRITDNYMKIKKIPITADLAKYSSVLDIPSSENSTLNEVIASDTEVKEKKDMVVENEKEEKLTETVKVSPDIEGLYDSPNSFSNEKKSEPVEINENPALELQTLSVQGVEAHVALLQNSQADAVECDKQLADSKQEHESCADSLTPVNQQHDSENLTQEPDFVSDVNEPKSKPENEGERSDIHFENDEKFEHPPENAISDFANAFETASPSQSHKNNELKKPLLSVIPQRKKVKETKDDWKAKQDLFNKL